The Natrinema pellirubrum DSM 15624 region GACGGGCTCGTCGACCTCGGCGAACACCAGCGGACCGCTGATTTCCGTGATAGTCTGGTACTCTTTCATCGTTAGTACAGTGTTCGTAGTTGTTCTTTGAGGTCGTTCTCGATCTCGTCGATGAACTCCTCCCACTCCTCGGCCGTGCCCATCCGGTTGAGCTTCGGCGCGGCGTCGACGTCCGTGATCTCTTCCGGCGGCACGCCAGCGTCGAGCGCCTCGAAGGCCTCGTCGTTGAACGTCTGGATCGCGCCGAGCATCCGGTAGGTCTTCTCGGGTTCGCAGTAGGTGTCCACGTCGTGCAGGGCGTTCTGCTGGAGCCACGCCTCACGCAGGTAGCGGGCGACCTCGAGGGTCAGCTGCTGGTCCTCCGGCAGCGCGTCCTTGCCGACGAGCTGGACGATCTCTTGGAGTTCGTCTTCCTCGTCGAGGACGTCGACGGCCCACTGGCGGGTTTCCGCCCAGTCACCGGCGACGTTGTCCGTCCACCACGGGTCGAGCTGGTCCTTGTACAGCGAGTAGGACTCGTTCCAGTTGATCGAGGGGAAGTGCCGACGTTCCGCGAGGTCGGCGTCCAGTGCCCAGAACGTCTTGACGATACGCAGCGTGTTCTGGGTGACCGGTTCGGAGAAGTCACCGCCCGGCGGCGAGACCGCCCCGACGACCGAGATCGATCCCTCGCCGCCGTTCATCAGCTGGAACTTGCCGGCGCGCTCGTAGAACTCCGAGAGCGCAGCGGCCAGATACGCGGGATAGCCCTCTTCGCCGGGCATCTCCTCGAGTCGGCTCGAGATCTCCCGCATGGCCTCGGCCCACCGCGAGGTGGAGTCGGCCATCAGCGCGACGTCGTAGCCCATGTCGCGGTAATACTCCGCGATCGTGATCCCCGTGTAAATGCAGGATTCCCGGGCTGCGACGGGCATGTTCGACGTGTTGGCGATGAGGCAGGTCCGGGCCATCAGCGGGTTCCCGGTCTGTGGGTCCGGCAGTTCCGGGAAGTCCTCGATGACCTCGGTCATCTCGTTGCCCCGTTCGCCACAGCCGATGTAGACGACGATGTCCGCGTCGGACCACTTGGCGAGTTGCTGCTGGGTGACGGTCTTCCCGGAGCCGAATGGGCCCGGAATCGCCGCCGTCCCGCCTTTCGCGAGCGGGAACAGGCCGTCCTGGACGCGCTGGCCGGTCACCAGCGGCTCGGTCGGCGTCTCCTTCTCACCGGCGGGCCGGGCTTCACGAACCGGCCACTCCTGGTGCATCTGGATCTCTTCGCCGTTGTCGAGTTCGACGACGGTCTCCTCGACCGTGAACTCGCCGCTCTCGACAGACGTGACTTCGCCGCCCTCGTAGTCCGGCGGCACCATGACCTTGTGGTCGATGGTGACCGTTTCCTCGACGACCCCGACGACGTCGCCGGGCTCGACCGCGTCGCCCGCTTCGACGGTGGGTTCGAACTCCCACTCCTTCTCGAGGTCGATACCGGGGGCGTCGACCCCACGGTCGAGGAACGCGGTCCCCATCTTGTCCTCGAGGACGTCCAGCGGACGCTGGACGCCGTCGTAGATGGAGTCCATCATACCGGGTCCGAGGTCGACGCTCAGGGGTTCGCCCGTGTTCTCGACGGGTTCGCCCGGGCCGACGCCGGAGGTTTCCTCGTAGACCTGAATCGTGGTCAGGTTCCCTTCGATCTCGATGACCTCGCCCATCAGTCCTTCGTCGCCGACGTAGACGACGTCGTTCATCCGGGCGTCGAGGTCCGTGGCGGTCACGACGGGACCGCTCACGCTTTCGATTACACCGTCTTCGTCGACGGTCTCGGTTTGTTCTGCCTGGCTCATAGTTTAGCTGTCTTCGTCCTCGTCCATCAGGTCGATACCGATCGCACGCTTGATCTGGTCGCGCAGCCCGCCGCCACCGGTGCCGCTGCCGATGGTGACGACGACCGGCTCGACGCTCGTCTCGACTTCCTGGCGTACGTTGCGCGACAGGTACTCGAGGTCGTCGTCGTGCATGACGACGATGCCGACGCCCTCGTCCTCGAGGGCTGCCGTTGCAGCGTCGTCGAGTCGCTCGTCTTTCTCGTCGTCCGGGACGTTCTCGAACCGGCGGACGCCCGCGAGGCGGAAGCCGGTCGTGAACTCCGGGCTGCCGACGACTGCGATCTCCTGGCTCATAGGATCACCAGCTCCTCTTCGATCTCGCTCTCGTCGAGTCCGACCTCGCGACCACGCGCGATCGCGCGGATGTTCTCGACCTCCCGTTCCTTCGCGAGGATGTACGACAACACGGCCGACACCGAGGCCGGATAGATGCTCGAGAGCGTATCGGCGTACTCGAGCAACGCAGCGTCTAGTGCGTGTTCGAACTGGATAAGGCTGTCAGCCTCGCGGAGCCGACCGAGCGCCTCGGAAAGTCGGTCCCCGTACCGACGGTTCTCGGCGATGTGATCGACCAGCGCATCGTAATCGCCGACCAGTCGGCTCAGTTCCGACTCGTCGAACAGGACG contains the following coding sequences:
- a CDS encoding ATP synthase subunit A gives rise to the protein MSQAEQTETVDEDGVIESVSGPVVTATDLDARMNDVVYVGDEGLMGEVIEIEGNLTTIQVYEETSGVGPGEPVENTGEPLSVDLGPGMMDSIYDGVQRPLDVLEDKMGTAFLDRGVDAPGIDLEKEWEFEPTVEAGDAVEPGDVVGVVEETVTIDHKVMVPPDYEGGEVTSVESGEFTVEETVVELDNGEEIQMHQEWPVREARPAGEKETPTEPLVTGQRVQDGLFPLAKGGTAAIPGPFGSGKTVTQQQLAKWSDADIVVYIGCGERGNEMTEVIEDFPELPDPQTGNPLMARTCLIANTSNMPVAARESCIYTGITIAEYYRDMGYDVALMADSTSRWAEAMREISSRLEEMPGEEGYPAYLAAALSEFYERAGKFQLMNGGEGSISVVGAVSPPGGDFSEPVTQNTLRIVKTFWALDADLAERRHFPSINWNESYSLYKDQLDPWWTDNVAGDWAETRQWAVDVLDEEDELQEIVQLVGKDALPEDQQLTLEVARYLREAWLQQNALHDVDTYCEPEKTYRMLGAIQTFNDEAFEALDAGVPPEEITDVDAAPKLNRMGTAEEWEEFIDEIENDLKEQLRTLY
- a CDS encoding V-type ATP synthase subunit F, with translation MSQEIAVVGSPEFTTGFRLAGVRRFENVPDDEKDERLDDAATAALEDEGVGIVVMHDDDLEYLSRNVRQEVETSVEPVVVTIGSGTGGGGLRDQIKRAIGIDLMDEDEDS